The following are from one region of the Acidobacteriota bacterium genome:
- a CDS encoding glutamine synthetase III, whose product MPTRDYVGRKVSSYFGENTFSFEVMKEKLPADIYARLERAVKHFEELPVEVADAVAAAIKEWALGKGATSYAHWFQPLTGLTAEKHDSFLSYGPSGRLQENFTGAKLTRSEPDASSFPHGGMRSTFEARGYAAWDPSSPAFILEGEFGKTLFIPSVFVSYDGCVLDKKTPLIKSIKAVSEASLRLLGLLGANGTEWVYPQLGPEQEYFLVETRHTESRPDLAMLGYTIFGSQAPRGQQFEDHYFGSIKDRVLAFMQESEIELYRLGIPAKTRHNEVAPNQFELATLHENANIATDHNQLLMEVLRKAGNRHGFTVLFHEKPFAGINGSGKHNNWSLVDSRGVNLLDPGATESDNVRFLCVVTAVLLGVRAYGDLFRAIVAGPGNDDRLGADEAPPPIMSVFLGSELTDVLERLERGKLLPLRQPGKFSTGVPFIPHFPRDATDRNRTSPIAFTGNKFEFRAVGASASTAMPTAVINAMVTHGLHVLADALERRSERAEDPLGTALAVVGELYGTARESHFEGDNYTPEWREEATRRGLFAAATAPEALEALRAPKNLDLFHRFHILTPEETQARYRVNLRNYIHTVELELRLAISMVRTLYVPGAVESLGGLLETASRARAAGPDLKAPAEALDVYAQDVAVRVQAVLERLPELAALEARLGALAEEECARFCADQVRPALREVRSTVDELERWVDARRRRVPGYADMLTIRPGGEL is encoded by the coding sequence CGGAAAGTGTCCAGCTATTTCGGTGAGAACACCTTCAGCTTCGAGGTGATGAAGGAGAAGCTCCCCGCAGACATCTACGCCCGCCTGGAGCGAGCGGTGAAGCACTTCGAGGAACTGCCCGTGGAAGTGGCTGACGCCGTGGCAGCCGCCATCAAGGAGTGGGCCCTCGGCAAGGGCGCCACCTCCTACGCCCACTGGTTCCAGCCGCTAACGGGTCTCACCGCGGAGAAGCACGACTCTTTCCTTTCTTATGGGCCGTCCGGCCGCCTCCAGGAGAACTTCACCGGCGCCAAGCTGACCCGGAGCGAGCCCGATGCGTCCAGCTTTCCCCACGGCGGGATGCGCAGCACTTTCGAAGCCCGCGGCTACGCGGCGTGGGACCCTTCCTCCCCGGCCTTCATCCTGGAGGGCGAGTTCGGAAAGACCCTCTTCATCCCCTCGGTGTTCGTTTCCTACGACGGCTGCGTTCTGGACAAAAAGACCCCGCTCATCAAGTCCATCAAGGCTGTCAGCGAGGCTTCCCTGCGGCTCCTGGGCCTGTTGGGCGCTAACGGGACCGAGTGGGTCTACCCCCAGCTCGGTCCCGAGCAGGAGTACTTCCTGGTGGAGACCCGCCACACGGAGAGCCGGCCCGACCTGGCCATGCTGGGCTATACCATCTTCGGGAGCCAGGCCCCACGGGGGCAACAGTTCGAAGACCACTACTTCGGGTCCATCAAGGATCGCGTCCTGGCTTTCATGCAGGAGTCCGAGATCGAACTGTACCGCCTCGGGATCCCCGCCAAGACCCGGCACAACGAGGTGGCCCCCAACCAGTTCGAGTTGGCCACCCTCCACGAGAACGCCAACATCGCCACGGACCACAACCAGCTGTTGATGGAGGTCCTCCGCAAGGCGGGGAACCGCCACGGCTTCACCGTACTCTTCCACGAGAAGCCCTTCGCCGGAATCAACGGCAGTGGGAAGCACAACAACTGGTCGCTGGTGGACTCCCGGGGGGTGAACCTGCTCGACCCGGGGGCCACGGAGTCGGACAACGTGCGCTTCCTCTGCGTCGTGACGGCGGTCCTGCTGGGTGTCCGAGCCTATGGCGACCTCTTCCGCGCCATCGTGGCCGGCCCCGGCAACGACGACCGGCTGGGCGCCGACGAGGCGCCCCCGCCCATCATGTCGGTCTTTCTGGGCTCGGAGCTTACCGACGTGCTGGAGCGGCTGGAGAGAGGCAAACTCCTCCCCCTCCGCCAGCCCGGGAAGTTCTCCACGGGGGTACCCTTCATCCCCCACTTCCCCCGGGACGCCACCGACCGGAACCGGACGTCTCCCATCGCCTTCACCGGAAACAAGTTCGAGTTTCGGGCCGTGGGGGCTTCCGCCTCCACCGCCATGCCCACCGCCGTGATCAACGCCATGGTGACCCACGGGCTCCACGTTCTCGCCGACGCCCTCGAGCGCCGCTCCGAGCGGGCGGAGGACCCCTTGGGCACTGCCCTAGCCGTGGTGGGGGAACTCTACGGGACGGCCCGGGAGTCCCACTTCGAGGGGGACAACTACACCCCCGAGTGGCGGGAAGAGGCGACGCGGCGCGGCCTCTTTGCCGCAGCCACGGCCCCGGAGGCCCTGGAGGCCCTGCGCGCCCCCAAGAACCTCGACCTCTTCCACCGTTTCCACATCCTGACCCCAGAGGAGACCCAGGCCCGCTACCGGGTGAACCTCCGCAACTACATCCACACCGTGGAGCTGGAGCTGCGCCTGGCGATCTCCATGGTCCGGACCCTCTACGTGCCCGGCGCCGTGGAGTCTCTCGGCGGACTGCTGGAAACAGCCTCCCGGGCGCGAGCGGCCGGTCCGGACCTGAAGGCCCCGGCAGAGGCGCTCGATGTCTATGCACAGGACGTGGCCGTGCGGGTCCAGGCGGTGCTGGAGCGCCTTCCGGAACTGGCCGCCCTGGAGGCGCGATTGGGAGCGTTGGCCGAGGAGGAGTGCGCCCGGTTCTGTGCGGATCAGGTTCGACCCGCCCTGCGCGAGGTCCGCTCCACCGTGGACGAACTGGAGCGCTGGGTGGATGCACGGCGCAGACGGGTACCCGGTTACGCCGATATGCTTACCATCCGGCCCGGGGGAGAGTTATAG